In one Nitrosarchaeum sp. genomic region, the following are encoded:
- a CDS encoding LamG-like jellyroll fold domain-containing protein — MKTHKGLSAIIGTVFLVAIVIGALSYVTYSMNILSDFSESLITEEKRQSDKQSEKFDITSVEITPANKLDGVISNTGQIPVKIKTLWIEEAGSPDTVKKFDIGEIISPGNKLDLLNSIDFDIDSTKAYTMKIISDRGTTQTFYVNSVGTSSLYMNTRTIPPTISNSFDATILMTVTNNATSTAPILNLTPTPYPVVDDSVCAPGCVATYVSGPTPASYPRLAPGDTATFAWVYTIDGVDADQITFTTSLQNGISTNTSTAVVEVRDILSALESGTAISSLGLQSNGIDSSILLFHRETDRTPSARYQMFSASADGGSNGQRITLDTTPAIFFAQNTSNTVTIPAGDWVSSLRLQSGAVPASLVGDGEDMLFHFNTNSAIQDNSEGTANADLEGCNPILVGPIAISASSDDAEQTNPSGTTNINNDDLEMPYDGSTNQYVGMRFTNIPIPRDAIITQAYITFTADFTDSSAITLRFNAQATDDATTFTATSNNLSPPPSGSRTRTTASATWSPGSWNNNNDYSTPTNLLNPVIQEIVNRPGWISGNDINIFVERVSASSSEKRRADSWDNGSGAPRLTIEYSIANGGPPVYSSIGGPHNSGAYNYGVGNACFRSITDVSSGNGNHLGSAPHSTALWFKTNAVVGSIDQYFVSWDDNAVSGDYARIYLEANTGKVVFKYSTSGSTDVTTCTSTSRYDDGQWYHVAAIRPGNNSCTLVITNLAGTTLETRTSSPSYGTSSVDVSGKWYVGSNSDENGNWFNGWIDDIVHWNSYAVKTSSPNEVYDLARTHYGPQSHMVNISVNKADASSGTNLSNVFTVNDFPVQFYDPVGTSFDTDSTYGTLNYTAALGSVVVYPNERLNYTVSTTPATSTWVPLPLNLKIDDETITPLTSLLQIPPPDTPFPSYWVYDKSNRLEVSIYNVGPQGSWFVYQGTRAVFYNPNGAISYAGVICSVNSTESDPCSTGGGNSAWRVMEDRDSIFIPVGAKAKVYFWSPQDRPDRDVPGGNVIPAGEYDMYVFIDGYDEKGAKFLRNLEMGRVKVQD, encoded by the coding sequence GTGAAAACTCATAAAGGCCTTAGTGCAATTATTGGAACGGTTTTTCTTGTAGCTATTGTAATTGGAGCTCTATCTTATGTTACTTATAGCATGAATATTTTAAGTGATTTTTCTGAATCTCTAATTACTGAAGAAAAAAGACAAAGCGATAAACAAAGTGAGAAATTTGATATCACTTCAGTAGAAATAACTCCTGCAAACAAACTTGATGGTGTAATTAGTAATACTGGTCAAATCCCTGTAAAGATAAAAACACTTTGGATTGAGGAAGCCGGAAGCCCGGATACTGTTAAAAAATTTGATATTGGTGAAATCATTAGTCCTGGAAATAAATTGGATTTACTAAATAGCATTGATTTTGATATTGATTCTACTAAAGCATATACAATGAAAATAATTTCAGATAGGGGTACGACTCAGACATTTTATGTAAATTCTGTTGGCACAAGTAGTCTATACATGAATACTAGAACTATTCCACCAACTATCTCAAACTCGTTTGATGCAACTATATTGATGACAGTAACAAACAATGCTACAAGTACTGCTCCTATTTTGAATTTAACTCCCACCCCATATCCTGTTGTAGATGATTCTGTTTGTGCTCCTGGATGTGTTGCAACTTATGTATCTGGTCCTACCCCTGCATCATACCCACGTCTTGCTCCTGGGGATACTGCAACATTTGCATGGGTCTATACAATTGACGGTGTTGATGCTGATCAGATCACATTTACTACATCTCTTCAAAATGGAATCTCTACAAATACTTCAACAGCTGTAGTTGAAGTTAGAGATATTTTATCTGCGCTAGAATCTGGTACTGCAATATCTTCACTCGGATTACAATCAAATGGTATTGATAGCAGTATTCTCTTATTTCATCGGGAAACAGATCGAACCCCTTCCGCAAGATATCAAATGTTCTCTGCTAGTGCTGATGGTGGTAGTAATGGTCAAAGAATAACCCTTGATACCACTCCTGCCATATTTTTTGCTCAAAACACATCTAACACGGTAACTATTCCTGCTGGTGATTGGGTGTCTTCACTTCGTTTGCAAAGTGGGGCAGTGCCTGCTAGTTTGGTTGGAGACGGTGAGGATATGCTATTTCATTTTAACACAAACTCTGCAATTCAAGATAACTCTGAAGGTACAGCAAATGCTGATCTTGAAGGATGTAATCCAATCTTAGTTGGACCTATAGCTATTTCAGCAAGTAGTGATGATGCAGAACAAACTAATCCATCTGGTACTACTAACATAAACAATGATGATTTGGAGATGCCTTATGATGGTTCTACAAATCAATATGTTGGAATGCGATTTACCAATATTCCAATTCCAAGAGATGCCATCATAACACAAGCATATATTACATTTACAGCGGATTTTACTGATTCGTCAGCAATTACTCTAAGATTTAACGCTCAAGCAACAGATGATGCTACTACTTTTACTGCAACTTCAAACAATCTATCTCCACCACCTAGTGGTTCTAGAACTCGTACAACTGCAAGTGCAACTTGGTCGCCAGGATCATGGAATAATAATAATGATTATTCTACTCCTACTAATCTTCTTAATCCTGTTATACAAGAAATTGTAAATAGACCTGGATGGATTTCTGGAAATGACATAAACATCTTTGTTGAAAGAGTTTCTGCATCATCAAGTGAAAAAAGAAGAGCAGATTCATGGGATAATGGTTCTGGGGCTCCTAGACTAACAATCGAATATTCCATAGCTAACGGTGGACCACCAGTATACTCTTCAATTGGTGGCCCTCATAATTCTGGTGCATATAATTATGGTGTAGGAAATGCATGTTTTAGAAGCATAACTGATGTAAGTTCTGGAAACGGTAATCATCTTGGAAGTGCACCTCATTCTACTGCTTTATGGTTCAAGACTAACGCTGTAGTAGGTTCTATTGATCAGTATTTTGTTTCTTGGGATGATAATGCGGTGTCTGGTGATTATGCTCGAATATACTTGGAAGCAAACACTGGAAAAGTAGTTTTCAAGTATAGTACAAGTGGTTCAACCGATGTGACAACTTGTACAAGTACTAGCAGATATGATGATGGACAATGGTATCATGTAGCTGCTATTAGACCAGGAAACAATAGTTGTACTTTGGTTATTACAAATCTTGCTGGTACTACTCTTGAAACAAGAACTTCAAGTCCTTCTTATGGTACATCTTCTGTTGATGTAAGTGGTAAGTGGTATGTTGGAAGTAATTCTGATGAAAATGGAAATTGGTTTAATGGTTGGATTGATGATATTGTTCATTGGAATTCTTATGCTGTTAAAACCAGCTCTCCAAATGAAGTGTATGATTTAGCTAGAACACACTATGGTCCACAATCTCATATGGTGAATATTTCTGTTAATAAAGCAGATGCATCTTCAGGAACTAATTTATCTAATGTTTTTACAGTTAATGATTTTCCAGTACAGTTTTATGATCCTGTTGGAACTAGTTTTGATACTGATTCTACTTATGGGACTTTAAATTATACTGCTGCACTTGGAAGTGTTGTTGTTTATCCAAATGAGCGACTGAATTATACTGTTAGTACTACTCCTGCAACTAGTACATGGGTTCCATTGCCTCTAAACCTGAAAATAGATGATGAAACAATTACTCCCTTGACAAGTCTTTTACAAATACCTCCTCCTGATACTCCGTTTCCATCCTATTGGGTATATGATAAAAGTAACAGACTTGAAGTATCAATATACAATGTAGGTCCACAAGGTAGTTGGTTTGTGTATCAAGGAACTCGAGCAGTATTTTATAATCCAAACGGTGCAATATCTTATGCTGGAGTAATCTGCTCAGTTAATTCTACCGAATCTGATCCATGTAGTACAGGTGGCGGTAACTCTGCTTGGAGAGTTATGGAGGATAGAGATAGTATCTTTATTCCTGTTGGGGCAAAAGCTAAAGTGTATTTTTGGAGTCCACAAGATAGACCAGATCGTGATGTTCCTGGAGGTAATGTGATTCCTGCAGGAGAATATGATATGTATGTCTTCATTGATGGGTATGATGAAAAAGGTGCTAAATTCCTCAGAAATCTTGAGATGGGAAGAGTAAAAGTTCAGGATTAA
- a CDS encoding 30S ribosomal protein S26e codes for MPLKRASRGRTKGGKGSSGTVQCTNCGCTVPKDKAKKVTGRINLVEHTLAKELRAQGAYIASPTVLKWYCISCAIHFKILKIRSEDSRRQRGKLR; via the coding sequence ATGCCACTTAAACGTGCAAGTCGAGGTCGTACTAAAGGAGGTAAAGGATCCTCTGGAACAGTGCAATGTACAAACTGCGGATGTACGGTTCCAAAAGATAAAGCAAAGAAAGTCACTGGCAGAATCAATCTAGTTGAACATACTTTGGCAAAAGAACTACGAGCTCAGGGGGCATATATCGCATCACCAACAGTTTTGAAATGGTATTGTATCTCTTGTGCAATTCACTTTAAAATTTTAAAAATTAGATCTGAAGACAGTAGAAGACAACGTGGAAAACTGCGTTAG
- a CDS encoding CDP-alcohol phosphatidyltransferase family protein, translating into MLNNLRETLQPILEKIGKTFASAGLSPNFWTVIGLLFALASATVYGMGIEFGLVIGGVLLLVSGFFDMVDGQVARITGKTSKKGSYLDSMFDKIAEVAIFLGLLIGGYAEPYLVMLAITLSLLVSYARAKSDALNINLQGIGIGERAERLLVIAIIGIIGYMEPAVMIVVVIAGITLIQRMITTAKNIKEKSE; encoded by the coding sequence ATGCTAAATAATCTAAGGGAAACACTGCAACCAATACTTGAAAAGATTGGAAAGACATTTGCATCTGCTGGACTTTCACCAAACTTTTGGACAGTTATTGGTTTATTGTTTGCGCTTGCATCTGCCACAGTATATGGTATGGGGATTGAATTTGGATTAGTTATTGGTGGTGTTTTATTGTTAGTATCTGGATTTTTTGATATGGTAGATGGACAAGTTGCAAGAATTACTGGAAAAACTTCAAAGAAAGGATCTTATCTTGATTCAATGTTTGACAAGATTGCCGAAGTTGCAATATTTCTTGGATTGTTAATTGGCGGGTATGCTGAACCATATCTTGTAATGCTTGCAATCACATTATCGTTATTGGTAAGTTATGCTAGAGCAAAATCTGATGCACTTAACATCAATCTACAAGGAATTGGCATTGGTGAGAGAGCAGAACGTTTGTTGGTAATTGCAATAATTGGAATTATAGGGTATATGGAACCTGCTGTGATGATTGTTGTTGTAATTGCAGGAATTACGTTAATTCAAAGAATGATAACTACTGCTAAAAATATTAAAGAAAAATCTGAATAA
- the speB gene encoding agmatinase: MSFLDLYMNRNPMITASSDDSEPVAIVFGIPFDSTHSYKPGCRFGPDVIRDAFNNIEIFHPQFGIDLESVNIEDLGNTTHTVVASEMIDMVGKITKELIEKKRQLFILGGEHSLTFGTYMSFPKETGYVVFDAHYDLRDEFANTKLSHAAYLRRIVEQRGADNILHVGARAFVKEELEFLKKNNIKTISDKQVREGNGPKMLKDFTSSFDSMYASFDLDVLDPAYAPGVGNPEAAGMTSRELFDLIYSLENKNITGVDIVELNPQYDNGATASIAAKIMSTLIAMNLSRLNYK, from the coding sequence ATGAGTTTTCTTGATTTATACATGAATAGAAATCCGATGATCACTGCTTCATCTGATGATTCAGAGCCTGTGGCTATTGTATTTGGAATTCCATTTGATTCAACTCATTCATACAAGCCTGGATGCCGATTTGGACCAGATGTGATTCGTGATGCTTTTAACAATATTGAGATATTTCATCCACAATTTGGTATTGATTTAGAATCTGTAAACATTGAAGATCTGGGAAATACTACTCATACTGTTGTTGCAAGTGAGATGATTGACATGGTTGGTAAGATCACAAAAGAACTAATTGAAAAGAAAAGACAATTGTTCATTTTAGGTGGGGAGCACTCACTTACATTTGGTACATACATGAGTTTTCCAAAAGAAACTGGCTATGTCGTGTTTGATGCTCATTATGATCTACGTGATGAATTTGCAAATACAAAATTAAGTCATGCTGCATATCTTAGAAGAATTGTAGAACAGAGAGGTGCAGATAACATATTGCATGTTGGTGCTCGTGCTTTTGTAAAAGAGGAACTTGAATTTCTAAAAAAAAATAACATCAAAACAATTTCTGACAAACAAGTAAGAGAAGGGAATGGCCCAAAAATGCTAAAAGATTTTACATCTTCTTTTGATTCTATGTATGCTAGTTTTGATCTTGATGTGTTAGATCCTGCATATGCCCCTGGCGTAGGAAACCCCGAAGCTGCAGGTATGACTTCTCGAGAATTATTTGATTTGATTTACTCACTTGAAAACAAGAATATAACAGGTGTTGATATCGTAGAATTAAACCCTCAATATGATAACGGTGCTACTGCCTCTATTGCTGCAAAGATAATGTCTACCTTAATTGCTATGAATCTATCTCGATTAAATTACAAATAA
- a CDS encoding threonine--tRNA ligase: MRILQLHCDSIEYTPTKKEIKSAEEIVPETKRLEEVVVVFVAIENGDDSSVAQSAISQIKNSMTKIGCKKLLLYPYAHLSSNLAAPSTALSLLKEMESSATELEVSHSPFGWTKSYHIQVKGHPLAESSKVVTKENLGEKTPTEEKEMTSEALKGESKITSYWKILSPDGTLENIGDFNFSKYPKLEVLAKYESAKKRAVDEPPPHVALMKKMGIADYEPASDSGNMRFFPNGRLIKSLIERFVTDKVKEYGGYEVETPIMYDSHHPSMVSYFNRFPARQYNIDSEGKKLFLRFAACFGQFLMANEFQMSYKNLPYRLYELTRYSFRREQSGELVGLRRLRAFTMPDCHAFCKDMTQSIEEIKVRFDLSCNVLKELGIVESDYEMAIRFTEDFYNENKSSINELVKKHGRPVLVEMWKEKFFYFVLKWEFNFVDSMGKASALSTDQIDVENGNRYGIEFVDEHNTRKNPIILHNSPSGAIERVIYVILEKAAQEIKEGKKPQFPLWLAPTQVRVIPLKEEFATICDNLADRLSSQNIRVDIDDRNETIGKRIRDAERDWIRYTLVIGEKEANSENLSIRDRQTGNVRELTFDDFINEISEQTKGKPFAGLNLPKYLSHRPQLMV; the protein is encoded by the coding sequence ATGCGTATACTGCAACTGCACTGTGATAGCATAGAGTACACTCCAACAAAAAAGGAGATCAAAAGTGCTGAAGAGATTGTTCCTGAAACAAAAAGATTGGAAGAAGTTGTTGTTGTTTTTGTAGCCATTGAAAATGGCGACGATTCATCTGTTGCTCAAAGTGCAATTTCACAAATAAAAAATTCTATGACAAAAATTGGATGTAAAAAATTACTATTATATCCATATGCTCATCTTAGCTCAAATTTAGCAGCGCCATCTACTGCATTATCATTACTTAAAGAGATGGAGTCTTCTGCAACTGAACTTGAAGTATCTCATTCGCCGTTTGGTTGGACAAAATCATATCACATTCAAGTTAAAGGACACCCATTAGCTGAAAGTTCCAAAGTTGTAACAAAAGAAAATCTTGGTGAAAAAACACCAACTGAAGAAAAAGAGATGACTTCTGAAGCGCTAAAAGGAGAATCAAAAATTACTTCGTATTGGAAGATACTTTCTCCTGACGGAACTCTTGAAAATATTGGAGATTTTAATTTCTCAAAATACCCTAAACTTGAAGTACTTGCAAAATATGAATCAGCAAAAAAACGAGCAGTAGATGAACCGCCACCCCATGTTGCATTGATGAAAAAAATGGGAATTGCAGACTACGAACCAGCATCTGATTCTGGAAACATGCGTTTTTTTCCAAACGGTCGTTTGATAAAATCCCTCATTGAAAGATTTGTTACCGATAAAGTCAAAGAGTACGGTGGTTACGAAGTTGAGACTCCAATTATGTATGATTCGCATCATCCAAGTATGGTTAGCTATTTCAATAGATTTCCTGCAAGACAATACAACATTGACTCTGAAGGAAAAAAACTATTTTTAAGATTTGCAGCCTGTTTTGGGCAATTTTTGATGGCAAATGAATTTCAAATGTCCTACAAGAATCTGCCTTATCGATTATACGAGTTAACTCGTTATAGTTTTAGGCGCGAGCAATCCGGAGAGTTGGTAGGATTAAGACGACTACGAGCATTTACTATGCCTGATTGTCATGCATTTTGCAAAGATATGACACAATCAATAGAAGAAATCAAAGTTAGATTTGATTTATCTTGCAATGTCCTAAAAGAACTTGGAATTGTAGAGTCTGATTATGAGATGGCAATTAGATTTACTGAGGATTTCTATAATGAAAACAAATCATCAATTAATGAATTAGTAAAGAAACATGGTAGACCAGTGCTTGTCGAAATGTGGAAAGAAAAATTCTTTTATTTTGTTTTAAAATGGGAATTTAACTTTGTAGATTCTATGGGAAAAGCATCTGCTCTTTCTACTGATCAAATTGATGTTGAAAATGGGAATCGTTATGGTATTGAATTTGTAGATGAGCATAATACTCGCAAAAATCCTATCATATTGCATAATTCTCCAAGTGGGGCAATTGAGCGAGTAATCTATGTAATTTTAGAAAAAGCAGCTCAGGAAATTAAAGAAGGAAAAAAACCCCAGTTTCCATTATGGCTTGCACCAACACAAGTTAGAGTAATTCCACTTAAAGAAGAATTTGCTACAATTTGTGATAACTTAGCTGATAGATTATCATCTCAAAATATCCGTGTAGACATTGATGATAGAAACGAAACTATAGGAAAGAGGATCAGAGATGCTGAAAGAGATTGGATTCGCTATACTTTGGTAATTGGAGAAAAAGAAGCAAATTCGGAAAATCTAAGTATTAGGGATAGGCAAACAGGAAATGTTAGAGAATTGACATTTGATGATTTTATTAATGAAATTAGTGAACAAACAAAAGGTAAACCCTTTGCCGGACTAAACCTTCCAAAATACCTTTCACACAGACCCCAGCTGATGGTGTAA
- a CDS encoding rhodanese-like domain-containing protein, producing MKNSNAEIGFTSSELLNLIKTDNNIVIYDLRKKEEFAKGYIKKSSLVKYTEGSLIDISKHSKIILISKDDEQSKQMVISLRSHDIDAYYLIGGINNWPYRLYFTNISYVGTKYS from the coding sequence ATGAAAAATTCTAATGCTGAGATTGGGTTTACTTCTTCTGAATTATTAAATTTGATTAAAACTGATAATAATATTGTGATTTATGACTTGCGAAAAAAAGAAGAGTTTGCTAAAGGGTATATCAAAAAATCTAGTTTAGTAAAATACACTGAAGGGAGTTTAATTGATATTTCAAAACATTCAAAGATAATTTTGATAAGTAAAGATGATGAACAATCAAAACAGATGGTGATATCTTTGCGTTCTCATGATATTGATGCCTATTATTTGATTGGTGGGATAAACAATTGGCCATATCGACTTTATTTTACAAATATTTCTTATGTGGGAACAAAATACTCATAA
- a CDS encoding potassium transporter TrkG encodes MSQENNQTDYFNKKVSQYYRTNILMLSEHVRVSEACTILKKKDLDEIIVVDELYNPLGIVTDEDILTKLSESFVNPTKTTLGDIMIFPLITIRENQTISEALAIMREKKIRKLAVLSNSEMVVGMLYLDTIANLVKRSLIKQQKQSTFLGIIWNLGVILQFTGVLMFIPGIVATILNDSVVATGIYLMSILLIISGFFMNSYGQKHPLTLRGTAILVFASFIILVLFGMIPQLFVIDFGSNDLLELFADGFFESSAGFTTGGFSLVQNPEDLPRSFTFYRGYAQFVGGLSFIYLIVTVFYSERQIKMMRGFISGNVPHLKNLLATITIIFSIYAISITLLLFYLGEGEILDDFALAFSALSTGGTSPDSKIFDDFTTPKYTVLMAAMILGSLPFSVHYAFVRKKFLTVKLTREVLVYLSLLVIFCITFTLSMGLNWQEGIFNMISASTTTGFQTTNLENINPLALTIITTAMVIGGCGFSTAGGIKIFRFMHLAKIRHVFNRKNAHISESDKKDIIVGIIILAVSVIVPLLIATYMYTIGYDFQNAFFDGISAITTTGHGAGTVSSELDPTMTIIFGFLMILGRIEIILLVYLFIPKLMK; translated from the coding sequence TTGTCTCAAGAGAATAATCAGACAGATTATTTTAATAAAAAAGTATCACAGTATTATAGAACAAATATTCTAATGTTATCAGAACATGTCAGAGTTTCTGAAGCATGTACAATATTAAAAAAAAAAGATCTAGATGAAATTATCGTAGTGGATGAATTGTACAATCCATTAGGAATAGTTACAGACGAAGATATTTTGACAAAATTAAGTGAGTCATTTGTCAACCCAACAAAGACAACACTAGGAGATATCATGATATTTCCATTAATCACAATTAGAGAAAATCAAACTATTTCTGAAGCGCTTGCAATAATGCGTGAGAAAAAAATTCGAAAATTAGCAGTATTATCAAATAGCGAGATGGTAGTAGGAATGCTTTACTTGGATACAATAGCTAATCTTGTCAAAAGATCATTGATCAAGCAACAAAAACAATCCACGTTTTTAGGAATTATTTGGAATCTCGGTGTCATATTACAGTTTACTGGAGTATTGATGTTCATTCCAGGAATTGTTGCAACGATACTAAACGACTCTGTTGTTGCAACGGGAATATATCTAATGTCAATTTTATTAATCATTTCTGGTTTTTTCATGAATTCTTATGGCCAAAAGCATCCTTTGACATTAAGAGGAACTGCAATTCTAGTTTTTGCAAGTTTCATAATTTTAGTATTGTTTGGCATGATACCTCAACTTTTTGTAATTGATTTTGGGTCTAATGATCTTCTAGAATTATTTGCAGATGGATTTTTTGAAAGTTCTGCGGGATTTACAACTGGTGGATTTTCGCTTGTACAAAATCCTGAAGACTTGCCAAGAAGTTTTACATTTTATCGTGGATATGCTCAGTTTGTAGGAGGTTTGAGTTTTATCTATCTGATTGTTACTGTGTTTTATTCAGAAAGACAAATCAAAATGATGCGAGGGTTCATTTCAGGAAATGTCCCACATCTAAAAAATTTACTTGCAACAATTACAATAATTTTTTCAATTTATGCAATATCAATTACTTTACTGTTATTTTATTTAGGTGAAGGTGAAATACTAGATGATTTTGCACTAGCATTTAGTGCATTATCAACAGGTGGTACTAGTCCAGATTCAAAAATATTTGATGATTTTACTACGCCAAAATATACAGTATTGATGGCTGCAATGATACTTGGGTCACTGCCATTTAGTGTGCATTATGCATTTGTTAGAAAAAAATTTCTCACAGTTAAATTAACTAGAGAAGTATTAGTGTATCTAAGTCTACTAGTTATTTTTTGTATTACATTCACATTATCAATGGGGCTAAATTGGCAAGAAGGAATATTTAATATGATTTCAGCAAGTACAACTACGGGATTTCAAACAACAAATCTAGAGAACATAAATCCACTTGCACTTACAATAATCACCACTGCCATGGTAATTGGAGGATGTGGATTTTCTACGGCGGGAGGTATCAAGATTTTCAGATTTATGCATCTAGCAAAAATCAGACATGTCTTTAATAGAAAAAATGCACATATATCTGAATCAGATAAAAAAGACATCATAGTTGGAATTATAATTTTGGCAGTATCTGTTATTGTTCCACTTTTAATTGCCACATACATGTATACAATAGGATATGATTTTCAAAATGCGTTTTTTGACGGAATTTCTGCTATTACAACCACGGGACATGGTGCAGGAACTGTCAGCTCAGAGTTGGATCCTACAATGACGATAATATTTGGATTTTTGATGATCCTTGGAAGAATTGAGATAATTTTACTGGTGTATCTATTCATTCCAAAACTGATGAAGTAA